ggaagattTGGTCCAACCTTTCTGAATGGCCAATTAAGACTTAACTCCTGCTTCTCGCTGTTGGTTTTTTAGGAGTTACACAGGAACCTTTTGGCCCTGAAGGCGGtctctggtcatgtgactgttttGCGTTCGGCCCGGGCAACCCATTTGTGAGTGGCGACCCTCCACAACACCGGAGCCAGCAGCAAACTGAGGGTGGTGACGCTGAGAACCAGCAGGTACACCtgagcagagaaagagaaaatgtatttattcgaTTTTAGTATTTACTACTTAAAATGAGCACAAGCCTTGACACCTACACAGTATCAATATTCTGAAATATTATACCGTATATATGGActctattttgtatattttttctttGAATGTCTACTGGGGTcacaacattttattaaatcttacttttaatagaaaataatcatGACTTTTAGACGTTATTCCACGTTGACCCCTGACAGAGCTATATGGACGTAgttatacataaaaaaaagtttaaagggTCAATCCACCCAAATTACAAGTGGTATTTAGTCAAGCATATTGCTGTGGCATTATTAGCCCCGATTTTTGAGATACCCGTCTCTGAGATTTCTGTGTGCTGCTCACAGCATTGAAAATTGACATTTAGAAAATTCAACAGCAACGTTGTTTTTGGATTTTTCTAGCGGGGGCAGAAACCTGAGAGGCAGATATATCAAAATCTGGAGACATAAACCAAAACTATCTACAAATCAGACACCTCTAAGGTGAACAATCATTTTAAGAGGGTTCTCTAGTGATCCTTTCACCAGCCTGCGCTCTTAAACTATTATTTTCTGCAACTATAAAGCTGGTTCAAGCCTCTCAATGTgaaaatttgctgcttttctgagttttatatcatttttaaaCTGCATATTTTCGGGTTAGTCAGAcaatacatttgaaaatgtcatcttgGGATTTTATAGACCTAACAGAAATAATTGaaaagattaatcgataatgaaaataatagttagttgtTGTCCTACTGTACTTTAATTAtaaagcacttttcaaaaccCAACAAAGTGCTTCAAATAAATcagcaaattaaaaaacaacaacaataaaagcaaatgAAAAAGACATTAACTGGACCAAAACGACTGGGGCACCTATACGGCCACTTCAGCCCTTTTCTGAGTAAAATAACGTATGTTTTCAGTCATCACTGACCTCTCGGGAGATGATGCCAGCACGACGCGCACGGCTGCTCAGGACGAAGGAGAATTCGCTGACCTGAGCCAGACCGGCTGAGACGATCCACCGTAAGTGTCGAGAGCCTGGAGGCAAGATGGCCGACAGCACTGCTACGGCCATCACAAACTGGGAGGAAAAACGAGGAGAGTGGAGGGACTGAGAGAGTGGCAAAGGTGAACTGTAGagaacaaaaagagagaaaagtgcTGTACCTTCATAATGACGAGTGAGAGTGTTAGCACCATCAGAATGGTGAGTTCATACAGCACGAATGTGGGGAACACGTGGAGACCTGCAgcgtcacacaaacacacgacgATTCAGTGAAGTCTTACTCGTACAAAAGCGTAACATGATAATAAAGATGCTCTTAAATTGACGTGTCGCTTCTGACCGATAGAGGCAAAGAAGATGATGGCGAGGAAATCTCTTATCGGCTCGATGCATCCCATGATCTCCGTGGTAACCATGTGACCCTGCGTGGACAGCAGAGCTCCCGCCAGGAAACAGCCCAGCTCCATAGACACATCGAAAAACTCCGTCACCTACAGTATCAGTCAATGAGAGAAAAGgagtataataaataatactgcAATGCAAGAGATATATCAGATGTTTTCTAGAGAAATTGGGAAAACTAAGaataaaatttgattaaaatgtaAAGTGCATACCGTCAGCATGAAAAAGACAAAAGCTGTCATCCCCAGCACCAGGATCTCCTTGTTGCCTTTGCTCTCAGCATGCAGTTTCTTGTAATACGGGCCGATCAGGTATGATTTGAGtaacaaacacagcagcagcacagcagccagAGAGACCAGGACCTGGCCCAGGAGGTAAAACACACGGAGACTTCCAAACAGGAAGCTGTGTTTCACAAAGGGAACAACGGGTTTAAATAAGAGGTGCATGCTTTTGGTTGAGAGGacacatgcaaaaaaacaaacaaataaaggcTAACTGACCTGTCCAAGTCTCCTCTCTGTGCCTGGATCAGAGTCGGCATGACGGCGATGAAGAGGCCGAGCTGAACGTCTTGCATCACTAACATCCCGAGGAGAACGCTGCTGTAGTCCAGATcacctgtctcacacacacacacgcacacactcacattatTGATCATTGTGTCATCAAGTTTTGCTCTAAATACAACATTTCTAATGTATGGAGATGTTATAGTGTGTCACAGCATTTGGTTTTACTGATGTCACCTGCTCTACTGTACTTTAATTCGAGTAACAGTGCTTTAGATGAGAGCTCTTCTTCAAATCTTTCTGTATTCAGGCTTATAATCACAGATGCAAAGAAAAATAGATCAAAAGTAACGAGATGTCCAATAGCTCCACGTCAGAATAAAGCCCCTTTGTCTGGGATATTAATAAGTCTGAATACAAGTGAAATATTCAAGTCAGTTTTCTTAATGTTTAGATCTGCTTTGAGAATATGCTATACTGTATAACTGCACGGGAAATatctggtgctgctgctgctgctgtattaCTACTTATGCACATCTGTGTTCATTTCTGTGCAGAGACATACCTACATACCTTCTTTGTCTCCTCTGCTCCCCCCCGCCAGGAAACGAGACACTAGCGGCGTGCTGGACAGGGACAGGCATGTCGAAATGAAGACAGTCTGGGTGGGTCGAATATGCAAGACTTGTCCCCACAACAAACCGGCCCCCACCATCAGCAGACTCAGATAGCACGAGCCCTGGACTGATATCTTCcatacctacacacacacacacacacacacacacacacacacacacacacacacacacacacacacacacacacacacacacacacacacacacacacacacacacacacacacacacacacacacacagtatgctTATCAGCACGCTTTATGGAAGTaagtaactaactaactaaaagcCGCTATATTTTAAACTATGAAAAATTGATCAGTAGAAAAAGGTCATCAACTAAAACATTCAGGgacataaaatgtattttataaaaaggttcttcttttctttttagaaCGATACAGATGTTATGGCATATTTGCAGGGAAAGTAACATCAGAAAATGTTAGTAGAGGGAGTAGATACTGTGACAAGAAGTGATAGATAGCAGGAATAGAAATTAAGTATTGGAACGCCTTgctattatgattatttatttatttatttttattcatagattaaacatttaaatttattatatacaattttttattttaattttataatttctatttattttgttttattaccattttttttctccttccttgTTTTCTcctactttgtttttcaatttacagttattATGTGTTATATgtgcacatttatttgttgtggTTTAGGCTCTTGTAGtcttttttcttaaggaaacaataaaaagcaagatTCCTTGGTAGCCGAATGTCCCTGCCGGTTCGATTACAGCTGTGTGACCTTTTTTGTATGTCGTGCCGCCCTCTCTCCCCCATTTCCAGTCTGCCTCTAAACTTTCCTCTGTCCAATAAAGGCGAGAAGAAGAAATTTGAAATCAAAATTTTATTTGGTGGTTATTTAGTCATTAATGTTTCAGGCATTTGCTTAAAAAAGTTAGCATTACCTAAATGAAGGTTACACTATGCAGCCATAACATGTATATTAGGATTATTCAACACAATATACTGCCTTACAATCTAACTTGGATTGTTAAAGTCTAAAAGCTTCTATAACCGAATGCTTTTACAGATTTTGCAGGTCCCTACTCATTATATGTCACTAATATTGAGTTGAAATCAAGTTTGAGGTCATTTCAATCTGCATGCTAATAAAAACATGACATTAGTGTGAGTTGCTTACTTCTTTCATTGTCTTTCACTGCTTGCAAAACAAACTTTGATGAAAATGGACGTTATTGTACAATTTTAATCCTGAATTCGAATCCCTCTTGTTTACCTTTCGAACTCGCTCAGGTGAGAACTCCAATCCCACCACAAAGAGAGTGAAGAACACACCCAACTCCCCCAGAGTCTCCACCTGGACCATCGACTGCAagacagacactgacatgaacaaCTAGCACAGACTGGTGTCGCTCTTCAAGTCTGATCTgatcacacacataaacacaccttGATGCTGTTGAGGCCAGAGGGACCCAGCAGGACCCCACAGATGATATATCCAAACATGGGAGGAAGACCGACCAGAGAACAAATCCAACCACAGGGCAGCGACAACATCACCACCGACACCAAGTCCTGCACATACATGTACGGTTTAACTGTGTCAAATATTAGAAACTGACCTATTCTAATCATTATTAAGGAGTCAAAACAAATTAATACAGAGCTTCTTATGTATAAAACAGGATCCCACCTGAGCTGGAGGAATAAACTGACCTTGATGAAGTGATGGTCTGCTCTGGGCATCGTGGAGTCTCGTGGTTTGGTGAGGACATACTGGTTGTTCTGCGAGTCGATGAGCATACTCAGTCCCAAGTCATCCTCCACTTCCTTCTGCTTGGACTTGTTCTTCCTCTTCCCTCCGTTCTCCTCGTCATCCTCCACCCTCAACACTGCCTCTACATTTACTCCTTTCATCTGCACAAACAGTGAGTACAACAGGAGGCACAATTTGATGCTTTGTCGAACACGACAGTGTATTTATAATCACAATCTCGTTGGTATCACGACTATTCAGTCTCTCTCAAGTGTCTGACGCATTTTAACTAACCGAAGTCTGTGAGTGATGTTTACCCACCAGTTTGTTGTTGTCAAAGGCGTGCTCCTCGATCTCCTCTTCCAGCCGGTCTGCTGCCTTCCTGACGTCCTCCAGGATCTCGTCCAGCATGGACAGAGTCTTATTCTGGGCTAAAAGGCTCTTGAGAGCTTCCTGCTGGTGCTTCTCAGCCGCCACCAGTTCCATGTACTCCTGTTCCTCCTGAAAGTTGACAAGTCAGGTTGTAACAACATGTTAACAGAGATGCATGTGGCAGCATACACAGGAAGCATACAATTATACATGATATTACTACTACCTTCGACATACTGTAGGAGTTAGCAATGTGGTTGAAACCAATATCATAGTATTTGTCTGTAATGTCATATATCACAAtatgaccattttttttttcatccaaaaATTAAACTTgacttattttgatagtttttaaTTACAGTCTGCGTGAAATCATTTATTTGGAAAGCAGCAATATGATCTAGAACTGAAGTAATTATTCGATAGGTTGCTCGACAGATAATCAATCCGTTATTACACTTGTTTAATCaagcaaaaaatgtcaaatattggcTGTTGCAGctcctcaaatgtgaagatttgcttacattatattgttttaaattgaatatctcCGAGTTTTATGCTGTTgctcggacaaaacaagacaattttgaagatgtgtgatgtgtgtgatgggcattttttattattttttgccattttatataaccaattaatcaattaactgaaatcatcaaatcattataaataataataataatttgattcatgaattaataattaaaataaccCTATTCACATCATCACAAAAAATGTTCCACAAAAGGTCACCTTGTGGCATCACCATGCATTCCTTGCCTTTGTCGAGATGTGTGTCTACATACAACATGACAACATTTATGGACATAGAAACACTAATCTCAGCTCACTTAGACTGACTGAATACAGTATGAATCAGTGACTCTCTCCTGCCCTCTGTCGTATTCTCCATGAAACACTGCTTGACCATGACGCCCTCACCTTTATGGCTGCCTCCCTGAGGGCCTCCAGCCTTTGTCTGCTGCTCTCCTTCATGTTGACCACATCCCTGTAGTCTCCCTGCAGCGCCCTCTGCAGGCCGTGCACCGCCTGGAACACCAGGTGCTCGCTCTCGTTCAGCTCCTTCTGGAAAACCTCCAGAGTGTGAACCTGAACGCAGGGATGGGACATgagaaaaaaggacaaaatagATCCAGATAACATGGGTTAAAATGTGAAGAATGGTCATCATTACTCTGAGAAAAATAATCCACCTGATTTGGATGAAATGTTTTATAGAGACAAgtagtcaattaatcgattagtcaattgACAAAATATTAATCAGCAACAACTTTGATAACCATTCATCATTGAAGTCAcaaatcaagcaaaaatgccaaatattctctTGTTCCAGCTACTCCAGTGTGataattgttttgtattgttgtaAATTTAATATATGTTGGTTTTGAGCTATTGGTTGGACAGAGGGGATCTAAaaggcttttctttttttactgttttctgaaatttgattaattgattaaatctAAAAAACAACTGACTGATTAATGCATGGTGGAAATGATTGCTAGCTGCAGCTCTCATATAACCAGGGCATGTTCTCTGTATATGTGAAACCTGAACTTCGAGTATGAAATATGAACAGGTATTATTGTCAAGCTATTGtgtcaacacacagagagacagagacaccaCCCTGAAGAGTTGCAAACCTTATGACTCACACACTATGTACTTTttactataaaaaataaagctAAACAGTCGCCAGAGGGCCTTTGTTTGATCTGGTATTTATTCTCAGTCTGGTACCTGGAAGAGCCTCTCTGGTTCTGAAAGGGCCCGGTCTCGTCTAACACCATCAGCAGCGGCCGCCAGCTTCCTGACAACCACATTCTTCTGATGCAGGAGACCCACCAGACGCTTGCAGTTGCTGGTCACCCAGCTCTGGGCGTGTGTGGCCCCCTTGCTCCGATAAAGCTTGATGGCGTGCTGGGCCACCTGGTCCTTCTGCAGCACAGCGAGTGCCCCCGCTGTGCCAAGGCACATCAGCCAACACACAACCCGCATCCAAACCTCTACTTCTGTCTTCACCCGAGTGTGAAGATGGATGACGAGAAAGAGATCTGGGAACGGGAAAAGAAAGTTTGTTACAAAgatcaacaataaaaaaacaataaagctaCTATGATAAGTATGGACTCAAAAAGTGTAGAGGAGACATGGGGAGGGTTTAAATTTTAAACCCTCCCCATGTCTCCTctaacataaaacataaacgTATCCTTTAAACTTTAAAGGATACGTTTAgtgatattttatgtttttcttattgtcaacaaatcccaagAAAAGACCAATCCAACGAAGAATTGATCCCACTAACAAGTACTGATTTAGCTTATTCCTTTGTGCCAAATtgctctgtcaatggtaaacagtgtattctcctgttggtgttgactcttgttttgagttgtttggtggattggatgattgaactctctatcagtaacaaggaacaaacaagacatattggctattttacacttcattcatttaatacaccatcaggagcctcagtagcggtggaagatccatacgcagccacaagaGCCTGGCACCTCcgcctcatgctggtcaccaacctggtcacacgttgctgtgggatggcgttccattcctcaaccaggattcgttgcaggtcagccaacgaggttgtgttggtcactctaacacgtagaGGGTTAGAGTgacccaagctgatcctacaagtgttgaattgggttgaggtgtggactcttggcaggccgttccattctctctactcccacaatgtggaggtagtctgtgataaccctggctctgtgggggtgagcgttgtcatcttggaggatgaagttaggtgccagattgtggagatatgggatcgccactcgctgcagaatctcatcccgatatctccctgcattgagatggctttcaatgatgacaagccttgttttgccagtgaggaagatgccgccccacaccatgacacagcccccaccaaaagctgttactccatcggtgctacaatcagcatagcgttctccgcgtcgtctccatactttgaccctgccgtccgactttcgcagacagaacctggactcatcactgaacatgacattcccccacatgttcaggttccattgtctgtgttgtcgacaccagcgccaacgggcctgacggtgaagggcaatcattgcaggcttcctggtagcctcatgagaatacactgtttagagcattttggcaaatttttcttgggcgctacccacataataagctgtgctgctcatcccacaaatgcatccttacaagttggacatcattgcgaaggtaaataaacaggctttccaacgatgtaaaatacaatgaccattagcattgtaacaacagagaaataatcgaccaaacacaagtttccgaactttgtttttccagtttatatgcTTTGGTCTTTTAATGGTATTTGTTGATAaaagggctgccccctcttagttgattaatcggtcgttttggtctttgtCGACTACGATTTTTTTAGTCGTTTGgtaatttttttatgattttcatgctgaatgacttatttcgaAGAAacctatgagcacatctctggtaaaaaacaagatttaaagtggtgcttttgtgtgattctttgtgaagaaactcagatttacagatttgtcgattaaatcaactcatcgattagtcgacaaaatcgtatgagtgttagtcgactgagaatttctttggtcgaggacagccctattgATAATAACAAAATTATAGAAATACAGGAATTGCCAGTCATCCCTTTAAAGCACAGACAGTGACAGCCTTAAATTGTCCTAAAATTTGATATAGATAATCTCTTTTTATGTGGGCCACTCTGTGCTTTTGTCATCTCAAGAGACGGTTTAATCTTTTGATCACAGCTGAACAGCTTAAACAACAGCTGTGTATACTCACCTGTGCTCTGTCCTACTGGCTGCTTTGAGTCGCTAATAGCACCTTGTAGTTCTGTGTTAAGTgcacttgacttgacttgacacgTCACAAGTATAAATTCCAGTAGTGCTAGCTATTCTGCCTACACCTAATGTGATGTTGCTTAAAAACTGAGCAAATTTAAGAAAACTGCTTTACTGTCCTCTCGTACCCTGGCACCGTGTGCTTGATTACACATTAACGACTGAATGCATTCAACTCACAATTCAGCTGGACCGCACCTTTGTAAGCATGAGTCAAGCTGAGTGATGTTTACTTTCCAAACTCCTCCTATGTCCTTCTTCTTCCCACGACTGGATCGCAGCAACTCTGCTACTGTTGATAGAAATCAACAACATAATTTTCATACTGCTAGGTGGATTAATCTATAGCCTAATGTGTCATAttaagggatgcaccgatccggctttttcagtcctgataccgatagtgatacctgggctttgggtatcggccaataccgagtaccgataccagtgtttaattaataagctgtatgcctcactgggatcattcctttatgtgtaaacatcaggcttgacttaagcattgctttcctaactttgtaaaacaaaatgtaacaaataaatacatagatatacatttattgaactgctatttattattaaattaataaatcatacaccaacaacttggtaaaaaaatcttcaaaattaacatgaattacaatgtaaacctttttaatgaagcaacaaattggtcacaaattaaacaggaattaaaattacagtatataatgtatatagtatataaacatagaactgaattgaataggtcggccccattgtcaccaataacCGATcaagctatttgagtcagtattggcccgatatctgatccggtatcgatcagtattttttaatttagattggcttttaatacctagtagcgctgtgacatttttcctgtgctttttatgtacctttttaggattttatgatatgttttattcctgttatttcttgatgttaatgtaaagcaccttgggtaccttttggttattgtaaagggctatacaaataaatgttgattgattgattgattgattgatcggtgcatccctactagtcATATTTCATAAACTGTGTAAAAACGGAATGTGAAAAGTAACAAATACAGTTGTTAACAAAATGTAGTGGTGTAAAATAGCataatatttctctctgaaatgtagtggagtaagtGACTAAAAACTGTCATTAAGTACTTTTTAAGGTGCTTTTCACATTAAGTTTTTTACACAGTTTATGAAATatgactagggatgcaccggtaccgatactggatcagatatcgggccagTACCGACCTAAATAGCTGAATTGGTTATCGGTGActatggggccgatctattcaattcagttctatgtttatatactatatacattatatactgtacttttaattaatgtttaagttttgaccaatttgttgctgcattaaaaatgtttacacctgaattattttttaccaagttgttggtgtacgatttattattttaataataaataacagttcagtaaatgtatatctatgtatttatttgtgacattttgttttacaaagttaggaaagcaatgcttaagtcaagcctgacgtttacacagaaaaataaatgatcccagtgacttccacacagtgaggcatacagcttattaattaaacactggtatatACCACGTTACATATTGAAAAACAGCTGAAAAACAGGCATGTAAATAGGAAAAACTATGcacaatatttctctctgaaatgtagtggagtaagtGGGATGAAATagaaacactcaagtaaagtacaagtaactCAAAACTGTAATTAAGTACTTTTTAGGtgctttccaccactgatctGTCAATTTTGTTTACTAAAAACCTGGAGGTTACTCTCTACTACTGATACATGCCTCTACATACTTAAACACAGCTGAAAAACAGGCATGTAAATAGGAAAAACTATGTCATCCCTAATAACATAATGGCAGCCAAGAGTAACatcatacaacacacacacaccccagtCATTACTAGGGCGGTGTTAAATTATGACTTAATGTCCCAAACACAGATTACTCTTTTCACTGAAGCACATCAATGTAAACAGATAAATACAAGAAAGAAAGGCTGCAACTACCTGTGAAATATGTGTACTGTCCTGGCTCTCAACAACTCCACTCCTCgactgaaggagaagaagaagaagggaacaATCATGCTGTTGTAccgcagcaccaccaccaccgacacccctcctcctctggcTGCCACATAGCTGCAGCCAGCGTCGGTCACTGGACCACcaacttcatgtttacttcGACCTCCAACATTGGTAACAGTGACTCGTTGCTAGCTAGCAGAGAGGAATGATAACGTTACTTCATCCAGGTAGGTGCGACTGATGTTGATGAAACGTCTCTTCTGGTTGGATCAGTTTAGTTAATGTGTATAAAGTTCAACCTGTAAGCTGCACAGCTAAATAGTTAGCTCCTTAAATTCCTCCTCGGAGCTGTCAGACCAGCTCCAGCCAGCTGAGTCTCCCATGACACCACAGCTAACACAActatgctaacgttagctcaatAAGTTAGCTTACTAGTAACTTTATATAGAAACAGACGTTTAACATAAACCTGCGGCTGAAACTGAACAACTGCTGCTTTGTTTTCTGATGTAATCGCGTCAATATAACTTTGATATCGTTTTAAGATTACTTCCGAAACATCTTGATCAGCTCTGATCATGATCATGATGGGAGTTGTAGTTCTTTTAGATGTTATGTTTTCTAGTACACTCATAGTGACAGCTGGTTAAATCTACTTTGACTTGTCTTAACAACCGCTTAACATCAtacaatttttaatttaaaaaaaactgtaacaaCGCAGTTTAAAGGAGTTTACTGTCCTGCTCGCTCACAACGTGTAGTTTTAATGTATAACAGACATAAACGTCTCGACTTACAATGTTAACGTCTCGACTTAGAATGTTAACATCTCGACTTAGAATGTTAACGTCTCGACTTTGAATGTTAACACTTAGAATGTTAACGTCTCGACTTAGATTGTTAATGTCTCGACTTAGAATATTAACACTTAGAATGTTAACGTCTCGACTTAGAATGTTAACATCTCGACTTTGAATGTTAACACTTAGAATGTTAATGTCTCGACTTAGAATGTTTACACTTAGAATGTTAACGTCTCGACTTAGATTGTTAACGTCTCGACTTAGAATGTTAACATCTCGACTTAGAATGTTAACACTTAGAATATTAACGTCTCGACTTAGAATATTGACGTCTTGACTTTGAATGTTATCACTTAGAATGTTAATGTCTCGATTTAGAATGTTAACACTTAGAATGTTAACGTCTTGACTTACAATGTTAACACTTAGAATGTTAACGTCTCGACTTAGATTGTTAACATCTCGACTTAGAATGTTAACACTTAGAATGTTAACATCTCGACTTAGAATGTTAACGTCTCGACTTTGAATGTTAACACTTAGAATGTTAACGTCTCGACTTAGATTGTTAATGTCTCGACTTAGAATATTAACACTTAGAATGTTAACGTCTCGACTTAGAATGTTAACGTCTCGACTTTGAATGTTAACACTTAGAATGTTAATGTCTCGACTTAGAATGTTTACACTTAGAATGTTAACGTCTCGACTTAGATTGTTAACGTCTCGACTTAGAATGTTAACATCTCGACTTAGAATGTTAACACTTAGAATATTAACGTCTCGACTTAGAATATTGACGTCTTGACTTTGAATGTTATCACTTAGAATGTTAATGTCTCGATTTAGAATGTTAACACTTAGAATGTTAACGTCTTGACTTACAATGTTAACACTTAGAATGTTAACGTCTCGACTTAGATTGTTAACATCTCGACTTAGAATGTTAACACTTAGAATGTTAACATCTCGACTTAGAATGTTAACGTCTCGACTTTGAATGTTAACACTTAGAATGTTAACGTCTCGACTTAGATTGTTAATGTCTCGACTTAGAATATTAACACTTAGAATGTTAACGTCTCGACTTAGAATGTTAACGTCTCGACTTTGAATGTTAACACTTAGAATGTTAATGTCTCGACTTAGAATGTTTACACTTAGAATGTTAACGTCTCGACTTAGATTGTTAACGTCTCGACTTAGAATGTTAACATCTCGACTTAGAATGTTAACACTTAGAATATTAACGTCTCGACTTAGAATATTGACGTCTTGACTTTGAATGTTATCACTTAGAATGTTAATGTCTCGAT
This window of the Sebastes fasciatus isolate fSebFas1 chromosome 2, fSebFas1.pri, whole genome shotgun sequence genome carries:
- the tmco3 gene encoding transmembrane and coiled-coil domain-containing protein 3 isoform X3, yielding MRVVCWLMCLGTAGALAVLQKDQVAQHAIKLYRSKGATHAQSWVTSNCKRLVGLLHQKNVVVRKLAAAADGVRRDRALSEPERLFQVHTLEVFQKELNESEHLVFQAVHGLQRALQGDYRDVVNMKESSRQRLEALREAAIKEEQEYMELVAAEKHQQEALKSLLAQNKTLSMLDEILEDVRKAADRLEEEIEEHAFDNNKLMKGVNVEAVLRVEDDEENGGKRKNKSKQKEVEDDLGLSMLIDSQNNQYVLTKPRDSTMPRADHHFIKDLVSVVMLSLPCGWICSLVGLPPMFGYIICGVLLGPSGLNSIKSMVQVETLGELGVFFTLFVVGLEFSPERVRKVWKISVQGSCYLSLLMVGAGLLWGQVLHIRPTQTVFISTCLSLSSTPLVSRFLAGGSRGDKEGDLDYSSVLLGMLVMQDVQLGLFIAVMPTLIQAQRGDLDSFLFGSLRVFYLLGQVLVSLAAVLLLCLLLKSYLIGPYYKKLHAESKGNKEILVLGMTAFVFFMLTVTEFFDVSMELGCFLAGALLSTQGHMVTTEIMGCIEPIRDFLAIIFFASIGLHVFPTFVLYELTILMVLTLSLVIMKFVMAVAVLSAILPPGSRHLRWIVSAGLAQVSEFSFVLSSRARRAGIISREVYLLVLSVTTLSLLLAPVLWRVATHKWVARAERKTVT
- the tmco3 gene encoding transmembrane and coiled-coil domain-containing protein 3 isoform X1; protein product: MIVPFFFFSFSRGVELLRARTVHIFHRYSRVAAIQSWEEEGHRRSLENLFLVIHLHTRVKTEVEVWMRVVCWLMCLGTAGALAVLQKDQVAQHAIKLYRSKGATHAQSWVTSNCKRLVGLLHQKNVVVRKLAAAADGVRRDRALSEPERLFQVHTLEVFQKELNESEHLVFQAVHGLQRALQGDYRDVVNMKESSRQRLEALREAAIKEEQEYMELVAAEKHQQEALKSLLAQNKTLSMLDEILEDVRKAADRLEEEIEEHAFDNNKLMKGVNVEAVLRVEDDEENGGKRKNKSKQKEVEDDLGLSMLIDSQNNQYVLTKPRDSTMPRADHHFIKDLVSVVMLSLPCGWICSLVGLPPMFGYIICGVLLGPSGLNSIKSMVQVETLGELGVFFTLFVVGLEFSPERVRKVWKISVQGSCYLSLLMVGAGLLWGQVLHIRPTQTVFISTCLSLSSTPLVSRFLAGGSRGDKEGDLDYSSVLLGMLVMQDVQLGLFIAVMPTLIQAQRGDLDSFLFGSLRVFYLLGQVLVSLAAVLLLCLLLKSYLIGPYYKKLHAESKGNKEILVLGMTAFVFFMLTVTEFFDVSMELGCFLAGALLSTQGHMVTTEIMGCIEPIRDFLAIIFFASIGLHVFPTFVLYELTILMVLTLSLVIMKFVMAVAVLSAILPPGSRHLRWIVSAGLAQVSEFSFVLSSRARRAGIISREVYLLVLSVTTLSLLLAPVLWRVATHKWVARAERKTVT
- the tmco3 gene encoding transmembrane and coiled-coil domain-containing protein 3 isoform X2 codes for the protein MIVPFFFFSFSRGVELLRARTVHIFHSSRVAAIQSWEEEGHRRSLENLFLVIHLHTRVKTEVEVWMRVVCWLMCLGTAGALAVLQKDQVAQHAIKLYRSKGATHAQSWVTSNCKRLVGLLHQKNVVVRKLAAAADGVRRDRALSEPERLFQVHTLEVFQKELNESEHLVFQAVHGLQRALQGDYRDVVNMKESSRQRLEALREAAIKEEQEYMELVAAEKHQQEALKSLLAQNKTLSMLDEILEDVRKAADRLEEEIEEHAFDNNKLMKGVNVEAVLRVEDDEENGGKRKNKSKQKEVEDDLGLSMLIDSQNNQYVLTKPRDSTMPRADHHFIKDLVSVVMLSLPCGWICSLVGLPPMFGYIICGVLLGPSGLNSIKSMVQVETLGELGVFFTLFVVGLEFSPERVRKVWKISVQGSCYLSLLMVGAGLLWGQVLHIRPTQTVFISTCLSLSSTPLVSRFLAGGSRGDKEGDLDYSSVLLGMLVMQDVQLGLFIAVMPTLIQAQRGDLDSFLFGSLRVFYLLGQVLVSLAAVLLLCLLLKSYLIGPYYKKLHAESKGNKEILVLGMTAFVFFMLTVTEFFDVSMELGCFLAGALLSTQGHMVTTEIMGCIEPIRDFLAIIFFASIGLHVFPTFVLYELTILMVLTLSLVIMKFVMAVAVLSAILPPGSRHLRWIVSAGLAQVSEFSFVLSSRARRAGIISREVYLLVLSVTTLSLLLAPVLWRVATHKWVARAERKTVT